A stretch of DNA from Cryptomeria japonica chromosome 4, Sugi_1.0, whole genome shotgun sequence:
CCATCAATAATTTGAATCAATGTTCTATTCTTTATTATTGGGGGTATTTAACCAATGGGACAGTTGTTCCAAAGCTTATCTTTTATCATAAACAGTCTCAGTAACCAGTTCCCCTGCTAATGAAGTTTGAACATATAAACATCGAAGGAGTACCGACAGGTATATTCAAACACTAGGAAAATAAAGGAGCCTGTCTGTTTAAACTCCTCTATTTGTCTCCCAACTTCTACTGGCCTACGAAGAAACTGGAAAATATAAGTTCTATTAGATGACATTTTTTTCTCGTTTCTTTCTCTGGTGGCCCGTGACAGAGTTCCAACTCAGAGCCCCACTAAAACTCCACGTTTTTCCTTCTTCCTAGTGTTAAGTCGGCTCATTCTTAGCCTTAAAGACTCATTGCTTGAGGTGCCctatccaaatccatgtcatttGGAGCAAAATTTTCAAATTAGATTTCTCTACGCCTTCCCAATTTATTTCTATAAATTCACAAGGACGATGCTATTGCAATCACATATCATCTTTTGTTGCAAGTAATCTGCTCAGATTGGGTGTTCTCCACTTCTTGGGCCTGTGAGTGACTCAATGTTGTGGGAAACTGAATAACATAGAGTGGTTGACTGTCTTTTCTCAGTGTGGTTGAGTGTCTTCTAGATTTAACTGTGTAGTACTTAGGTTTGTCAGATCTCTCTTAATGACCCATCATCAGGGTTAAAAAAGAAGCCTGTGCTGAATATAGGCCTTGCACTTTTAGGGGCAAGAACCCAAGGTTGGTCTTAGCAAGCAATAGATTTGCATACCAGCTGGTCAACCATGGAACAAACTGATATAGAAAGAGATAATACAACTAGTGGGATTACTCCCATGGAAGTTAACATAGAAGTAGATGAAAATCAGAAGAATTATAGTGCAAATGAAAAGCCGGGCTTTAAGGGATGGGTGCAGAAAACCCTGTGGCATGGTGGTTCTAATTATGATGCTTGGTGCAATGCTGTCTCTGGCCAGGTATGGCACCATGCccttcacccttttctttgattgtagaCTATGTTTTGATTCTATGACAATGGACACATAGTACCTTTTTGCTCTTTACTCATTTTTTATCTGATGATGTACTACaaagtgtgattcgaaatgttgatgaaaCAAATCTCTACACAATCTAAACCAAAAACAATGCAATTATAAATGATAGAGATTATATAAAGCAGAGAGTAATGTTTTGTAATGTTTTTTAACAGGTGGGCCAGGTGATCCTGTCCATGCCTTATTCCTATTCACAAATGGGCTTGAAACTTGGGATTTTCTTCCATCTCCTGTACGCTATAGTGGGTATATGGACTTGCTATATGCTGTCATGCCTGTATTTGGAGTACCGCTCTCGTAAAGAGAAGGAAGGAGCCACTTTCAAAAACCATGTCATACAGGTGAATGAATCAAAATATCACTTTTGTGTTCAAGGGATTGTTTGCAGCTCGAAAAATAATGGATTTAGCTGCTTATTCAAATTGTTTTCCAGTGTTTCATGAGGATCTAATTCTACTAGATTCTTTTAAATTTTTAGGGAATAGATGGAACCCCTCTTTCTATTAAGTATCGATTTTAGTTCAGGTCCATCTACTAGACACATCATTAGGGAGCAGATGAATTCTTCTCTTTTGATTAAGTATTGATTCCATTCTGCTTTCTAACAGTAGGTCTAATAAAGAGACACTGCACTTTGGAAAACAATTCGAATATATTGCTGAATCAAGAAAAACCCAATTATTATACCCACTTTTACTAGCTTTTGATTTCCTAAATTTTCAATCTGTCTTGATGGTTGTGCTTGATGAAATTTTCAGTACCATGAAGTCATGGGATACTTAGTTGGACCCTGGCTGAAGTATACATCTCTGTTCTTTAACATTGTCACCATGGGATCTGTGGCAGTTGTGCAGATCATAGCATGTGCAAGGTAGCTAAATAATCCAATCTCACTGgttcttatttatttaataatccCACAATTTAATGCCCTCTATTTCTTTAGATGTATAATTGAATTGGAGTTTTGAGgtgaaatttgaattgtttaatttgacTTTTTATGTCTGGTTTTTGAGAGAATTTCATTGTGATATGATTAAATCGGTTTTGTTCTGTGGTCTGCGTAAACTGTGTGTAGCAATGCATATTACCTAAACTCTGACTACAATAAACGAACGTGGGCTATCATATTCGGAGGCATATCAACACTCACGATTCTCCTTCCATCATTCCACAATTTCAGAATATGGTCCATCATAGGAGTGCTCACTACAACTTACACCGCCTGGTACATGGTCGTTGCAGGGCTTCATCACGGCCAGGTTTGAATCACTGTCATTTAGCCATGACAAGAACATAAATATGAATTAATGTAGATTGACTCCAAGTTACAGTCCTGAATAATCATATCACTTAATTTGATGTAATGAAAATATTGCTTACAAAATTATACAGAGCAATTTGACTCACACATGAATCCATGATGTGAAGGAAGTGGTAACACCTTTTGAAATTATGCTTATGCTTTCTCTTGCTCCCATTCAGGTACCCAACGTAAAGCACTCTGCTCCAATATCGATGGAAAAGTTTTTCACAGGGACCACCAATATACTCTTTGCATTCGGTGGTCATGCAATCACCATGTAATGCTCACAAACTTCATTCATTTCTTTATGCTATGCTCTTTTTGGTTTAGAGGTGTCGTAAGCCCACTTTTCTTAGATTCTTATTCCAGATCTATTAGATCTTTAACAATTATttgtaaatattaataataattttcaaTTTCAATGTGTACATAAGGTCTTGCAACTATTTAATCTCTGTATTTTCTGGCTAATTAACAGTGTCTAACCTTTTTTCACATTCTCTTCTGCATGTTTTTCTTATCAGAGAGATCATGCATGCTATGTGGCAGCCAAGAGCATACAAATATGTATATCTTGTGACAGTGGGATATGTGATGACAATTACCATGCCACACTGTATAATACTCTACTGGGCCTTTGGAGATGAGCTGCTGGAACATTCCAATGCCTTGTCAGTGCTCCCATCTTCGCCCTTCAGAAGTGTAGCATTGTGTTTCATGATAGCTCACCAGGTAACTCATTCATCACGATGAAACACTTTTCCTCAGCTTAAACATAAATTCTACTCCACGATATTTCTCAGCTGCATGCCTGATTTTTAACCTTTTCAATAATAGATTCATTTcatcaaaaattaaatttttaattaattaagaacAGGGGAAGTGGTTTGGGAGGAAATGGCGAGGCATCAATGTATAAGTTATCTTCATACATCATAATTTTAAATGCATTGGTGTGTCTTAAGATAGCCGTTTCCTCAATTACTAACCATCTTCTTTTCAAAAATTGTTCAGCAATTAATTGCAGTCTTTCTATTTTTCTAGAAATCGTACAGAAAAGAACTCTGATCAAGTGTTTTATAATGCAGGCAATTGCATTTGGACTTTTTGTTATGCCACTAAATTTCATGTGGGAGAAAGTGTTGGGAGTGCATAAATCACACTATCTGACCAGAGTAATTGCAAGGCTTCCAGTGGCAATTCTCCTATGGTTCTTAGCATTGCTGTTTCCATTCTTTGGGCCACTCAACAGCATAATAGGCTCAATCATCATGAGCTTTTCCACCTACATAATTCCATCCCTTGCCTATCTCATCGTCTACAGAACAAATGCTTCCAGACAGGTTTGATCACTGTTCATCCTCTTGCTTGCATTCTCTGCCCCACAAATTTTACTTTTCACATTACAAATAGTCTTGTTAGGATTCAAATTAAACGGCCATCAAGTCACAGTCCATACGCAAGTCCAAAATCATTATTGCATGTTGGTCCTAAAAAACTCATTCATGCAACGTCACATCTTTATTAAAATCTGATGGTCTCCTGAAATTTTTCAAGATAAGAAGCTCGTGGTTTTTTCGTTGATTTTTTTATCCATAAGACATGCTTAGCTTAGTCATGCATAGGCACATTGTATAACGTGTTAACTTCTAAAGATATTTGGTATGTGGGTCACTTTCTATGGAAGTTTCACCTTCATCTTTCAACATCAATTCGTTTTTAGTTTTTACAAGCAATTGAAATCTGAGATGGCATGTTTTTTCCAGTGGGTATATACTCATACTGACAATATGAATGGGTGTTTACAGGAGGCTGCTGATAAACCAAAAAAATGGATGCCACGTAAGAATGGGATAGTGGTCCTGAACTGGTCAATTGTGGTACTTATTGCAGTACTTGGATTTGGCTTTGGCAGCTGGGCAAGTCTTTCGAATCTAATCAAACAAGTTAACACTTTTGGAGTCTTTGATAAATGTTATCAATGTTCATAGATGCAAAATATGAATAACAGTATACCTTATCATCATAATGGATGGGGTCATGACAGAAAGTTTCAAGCCTGTAATCTATCATCCTAGTGGGATTGTGTGAGAAAGTTCAAAGCTTGTTAAATGAGAATTTTGTTTCTCCTGTGTACTGCATAGATGTTTAATCTGTTTTTAAACTGATCTGTAGCTTTTCTAGCTTACCTGTTTGTATGTAACTGTTCTTACAACTATTTCGTGTAATTTTACTTATAATTTTCTTAATCCAATATAAAAAAAACTCCTATGTTGACCACAAGGAAGTTTATCTGATCCCTAAATATCAGGATGGATTGAGAGTTTGTAAGGAATATATTTCTCTGGAAAAAATATAGTAAGTTACAGATTTGTGGGAACCACCACCGCTTTCTTCAATAAGAAGGGAAAGATTGAAAGAACTAAAACAACTGCGTGACATAATTTTCTTAGTTGAATATTATTTTTTGATTGAACGAGTAGAGAACAAGTCAGCTATATCCTCTCCATGTTACAAATTTTCTGCATTGATTATTTTATAACAAATTGAAAGTTTATGAAGTCGCCAAGTTTTTGTTACTTAGTGAGTGGAAGGTTGTATGCAAAAGAATAATAACTAAAATGGTTAATCAATTAATAAAGTTTTAACCGCAAATTAATGGGCATAGAAGAGTTGATTTTATAAGGAAGTTAAGATTGTCTTATATTAAAATTTGAGAATGAAATTTTCAAATCTGATTTCAATTTAATACAAAGATAATGAAGAAACACAAATAAAGCTGAAATATAAATtgtaacacaatgatttatgtggaaaaaattctttgagttaaaaaaatgcACATTCCAAAACATTTCAATATCTTAATCTAGAAAATTTCAATGATTACACTGTACTTGTAGAACAAGTATCCATAGTGTTATTCATCAATATATAATACATGAGAAATATGACAACGTTCTAGTAGAGCTTCAATACTTGTAAATTCAAAATAATAATGTCTTCATCGAAGATTTTAATATATCGACTAACATAAGCTAGAAATATCACTATAAATCATTATCATGATAAAACTTCATACAATTTGTACATGATATAAGAGATTCATAATTTGTCATGGTTAACCACCCAACTTGGGTACATAAATTTGGTAAATTAAATAATCACATCAAATGTAATCTCCTCTATTTTTAGGTTTTATAGTTGTCATAGAATCTGCCATAAAATCCTTAAAAATAAGCCTTTTATATTATACCATTAAATGGACATCTTTTGACAACTAATAACTCAATTAGTGTCATGCAGTTTTCACAGTCCATAATGTCAGTTGTTAAACTTTTTGATTAAACTTCATGTAATATTTTTTCATTATCATCGCTTCAAATCATACTTCATGGTCCATTTTTAGGATGAAATAGCTAGAGGAAAAGAATGTCAAGATCTCATGTCTCATATTGCTAGagcataaatatttttaaaaataactgccaaataattacaaagaaaatattaaataattaaaaataaactttaaaattgCTAAGGTTAAGACATCTTAAtttctaacattctcccacttgtcataTATCTTGTAAGAGCTAGGAGAACCATACTATTGATGCAAACACCTTCAAACTCTTGCAATTAATTGTCTTTCAACTACTTAATTCTAACCTTCCACTAAACCTTTGTCTTCAAAATAATAACCAGTAAAAATGTATTTGTTTTTATTCATCCAACTTTCTTATTTTTGTCTAGGTATATGTGCATAAGCAACACAACCAAAAACCTTTAGAtgagaaaaatattatttaaaactaGATCAAACTTTTGGAAGATTCAATCTATGAACCAACATCGGGAGGCATGGAGtttataaagaaacattgttgattgtcAACAATTGGTCTTTTAGCCTGGGGAATTTTATgtataatcttattatacctggctacatagtccctcattggctcatgaatttcttttttcatttgtgtgagttgagccaatagtgagtgctcatcatcagcgctcttgaaccttttctcaaaagcgggtttcattgtttgccaatcagttaTAGATCCCGCTCGTAGATGAATAAACCAATCTGCTGCCCCTTCggtaagagtttgagcaaaaagcctaacagccacaTCCTCATATTGTACCACCAGTATCCTAGTcgctacattaaaagaattcaagtgttcctcaactgagacttttccatctccattaaacttaggtagAACATCCCTTGctccttttggaagtggattatgagctgCGAGGACAAGAGGTCCGACTgcggcaccccatggttgggccataatgaaaatagggtaaatagttacaaggggAGGGGCTTGAATTCCAGTAAGCGTTAGTGCTTGCTAGTGGCTTGAAGAGGAAGGTATAGGAGTGGTTCTGGTAGGAGAGGAAAGTCTACTTTTAACATTTcttttgggagtgaaatttgtggcgaatgataacccttgcaattcttcaaaataattatcaattactccttctctcctttgtgatctggtgTAAGGATGAGAATCCAATGTTGTCACCCCTAGGATTCCTAAGATCTTTAAACAAATCTTTCAACCTCAGTGATGTTCCTGAGTTATGGAAATCTATCTCAAACAAGCAAAACTGTGGATATTGTTGATTATGAGTTCAATTCTATCATGCTCGTGGCATGCTGGTCTATTGAATGTTCGACTtatccccaacagagttgccaaaaatTTGTTAGTGAACTGATTTTGCCTTTCTTTAAGATAATTAATttcaaactctgtcgccttcttttaagGACAAAAGTTCAACTGAACAGTTCGGTAAGTGCAAtatatactacttccctctgaattttttcataggtacaactccctctattagttattcagggaataatctaattaatttctaactggtatgcttttaacctgaaagcacgtaaggctgcctacttcattcttagatgagaggctaatgatttatacatatttcagagaaaaataAGTTTTCtaaatgcttcaacatgagaaatagaagtgactgaaacaaagttcaaaacGCCAGTTTTATAATTCATAAAAACAGATAAGAGAgacaaaatctcttttcaaacacatATCTTTTAAAAACTCACATGAAGGAATCTCAGAAAAATATTAATATTCTGCACTGGAAAGGTGATCACTGTCATTTgattagatcaacatatgcaaagatatatcactatgcagattcaaaactcaaaggttttctttctcccaaaaacagtatgatcctttatatatatatcttatgtagcaaagacacaatcaatacatgtataaaacccttttcaattACAGATCtttaaagtctgatgacttccCTCAACAAAACAGAACTTCTCAAACCAAAAAGAAACCaagtaaaaactaacaaaattctaaccaaaatctaacccctattccgtctatcttagtctaatttatagtttttagaatagaggaggtctccctgaaaactcgacctcctctagatcagttatgaaaaccaacaaagtataattgggacagatgtcccgaagtcatttgcataaacatgaaaaatacataaaaacagGGCCTTAATCAACTTGTTATGTTGCTTTCCCATAGtcatcttcttctccactttcCTAGGCGTCGTGGGCAGTTGCGAGTTCCTGGATTATTGATTGGTTTGGAATCTTCATAGCATTGAGTTTTGCCTTCGCAGCTTCTTTGTTCCAtttgtgcttcaccatcttttcggcatgcTTCGATAACTGATCGTTACCAATAAACGTCATGGACTCGATCCGGGCGACTCGTGTTATATCCTAGGGGGTGAAATTGCCCTTGGCtttaattttctccatgtatatcctgAAAACTTTTATCGATTCCTGCATGTTCAGCCCgcaaatccccaactgccaatcgtggttaggattaaccactttgttgtcattaactaaattGCATTagaggtcttggagttcatacacagaaGTCCTGGCATCAGAGATCATAGATTTGAAGGTGAGCAcctgccacattatggtcttcttcaacacGAAGAGTTGACATTTATCCGTtaccagcttgattgaatgttctgtcaaaaacctggtagctccatattcttctattttagtgaacataGGCAAGAGTTCCTCTTTCTTCCATAGTGAAATCTGGTTTTGAATTTCCACAATGAGGCTctgcatctcatcacataatttcCAGGAGTTTGTGATATACTTTTCTCCATCTTTTATTACTCCCTCAATCCATCTTTCTACagcctctgcaatgcttttagctcgttgaacctgactcattagctttttattctctAGTGAAGTAGGATCAAAACTCTCTATAGCATGGGATATAGGAAGTGCTCTGAAGCAACCGATGTTGTCAATGAATTGAGCAACGATGCTTATGtgccgctttagctctctcttttcccaccCATCTTTCTCcaacctggtgagcattttctttgcggatacctggaagaaatgattatctgaatccctactcatgtttcccagctccaccttagtgatctcaaaataTTCTGCACTGACTTCCTTGTcctcatccttggtcttgtatGAGGCAATCTCGACAACCCACTTTCCGGTCCCTTCATCACTATCCAGTCAagcagttgttttgaaccttttcgaCTTGGGTCCCCTCTTTGTGTACTTAACTACCatatcttgaattggaatagtcacgggaaTGGAACTCCATTTTTTGTTCATTGAAGTGGTCAGTCACTTAGGGGTTGCACTGGAACTGGTTGCTCCTTCGATCGCTTTGGAGGGTGGTGTCATAGCTATGGTAACCGCATGGGAATCCATGGCATTAGCGATGTCACTGTccagatcttcaacttcaaatatctgagcatcaagaatcttatccttcacctctgtatccttagcttgatccatccttctctgagcagCACTTCATGACCTGGTATGTCGAGGAGTAGAGAAATCCAAAGCTGGATTAGACTTGTGCCTAACGTGAGgtggctttttatccttacctacATGAACATGCATAGAAGTATTATTAGAAAAACGCTTTGGTGAATGGagagtaacctcactatttctcgCAGAGTTAGACTTGGCGCCTAATATCGCAACTTTCCTCCTTTCAACCCATTATGCGGTTCTCttcaaaaccctttttgttttcagctatatatcatcctcttcttccccaTCCCAGTTGATATAGGACACTTTAGTCTCGGCTTGggctaagtatccaggttcaaacaaTTCTAGATAATCTTCCTCAAGCCCATCTATGTCAAGCTTTACCTCCAGTGAAATGAATTGCtccaacaccattctcatgtttgccCTTTTAAAAACCTCGAGTTCATCACTACAATCCTCCTAGAAGTCTtctaattgtggaattgggagataCGGCATAAGATCAAGACTTCGggagaaacccttattatcaaaacctttcctttcatggtacaagagaaaattgaagtttttcaGGTCCGCTGCAATACTCAAAGCATCCAACATTGAACTGCAAGATAGCATACCTaactgaataggaaaatgatcctcccatttgtCCCTAGGTTGAGCCTTTTTAATCACAGTAGCCTACTGCCTACATATCtctgctaaaacaaaacaatctgaacaaaaatgaggaagcttgaagggcttTTCTTCAAAATCGCCTATCCTTATATAGCAGAAGTGAGGGAATTGGATAAAGAAGCTGCCAAATCtcttcaccaatgcctgtgcatcctcagacattcttttggttttcatattcttcaattcgtaacacaaatctcccagaaaggcattgtgtaccctcctaaagtcttgtaaggcattatccttttgcaacatagggtaaaaatcatatacgGAGACCTCCTCCTCAGTGGGTTGTCTATgtattccaactatctccttaacacatgccaaacagtatataagatatgaagacatgaagaaattttgcttAAACTGTTTGGCCATACTCAGCTACTCCCTCATTGAATCGGCAATCAGCTTTGCCCAATCGAGgtattgcttcccttctaatactagctacacatagcaataaatccagtcgttgAAACTGTAGGCTTCCGCAGAGCCTCTGACTCAAAGCAttagtaacatgacatcatgaatatgaggaagcatatggttcttgttgggattcttgggcaatctagaaccacccctttggggaaccttcaaccaatattttgctatgttatttcgGTGCCTggttctatctgcattgaactttGTGATTGACTGGGCAGGAGAAAAGTTCAAGAAATTGTAATCCGGTAgcttgaaaatagaggaaattacctcgcggttaatggcaaggagggtttcaccattgtctctccttaTGGTTTCGGAGgctggatcatacctagcaatacattccctaaccaattttgggcaagggatagctggggggaAGGTTGccgcctctatgagaccactactcaaaacttCCAGACCAAAGGAACCATCAATTACCTTAAACACCCTTTcgtttaaaacttcaagattttcccctttaaggtcggtatcactgactatgggctctgtacatgcaagactGAAAACGTTCTCGaaaaggtgcaatgtggacttcataattcataaatgataGCCTTATTTTCTGTCAGCAAATCTTACTACGAGAGAAGAAATGCGGGTAAAAATCACTAGAGAGGATAGGAAatgaactcaccttcacagttgagagcaatcagacaactaccagcaaacaaaccttctatccaagaaaaataacTCCGCAGTGACGAGGAACAAATTTTCAAAGAATTAATcttttcataccttatagcaaaagcaATGATACGAacttattaagtgcaataattccaatcaTCAGTTTAAGTGTGTTGAGCTTGTGGATTctacatcgcacgcatgcattgaatgcatggtggcattttttaagtaaccgccagttcccgaaatgattacttgcttcgaaactccaacaattgacatcacccaagatatggttcgcccttcctcatacttggcaataaatgcaccatccaATCTTTCAACTCAAGGGACCCACCAAATTTGAACACGCATGAACATTCTGAATAGACTTCATTGGGGTTTAAGTAGTTCAAGGCGTACACCGCGCCCAAGAAAACTCTCTTTTGAAAGGATTAATTATGTCAAGTGTTGCTAACCTTTTGAactgtgttgaacatgttgaacatgccTGAaccgtttgaactaggttcaaagagttcaacgCCTAGAGAGAGATAATATAACACATCATCGAACAAGACCAATAAAGAACTGCTACAAAACACTTTAAgagaatgttagtatgaaaaccccctagacacctaagaacctgcggaacctaaatgaaccttatgaacctaattcaaaatggttcaaagagCTTAAGGAGTTCAACCAATCTTTAAAACTCGGCATTTTTTATTTAAAGACAACCTACAAATggactaagggcttgaaccgaggcattccaagaaagacaaggactttgaataaaattttatagggtgatttactcctatcatgaaggataaatgacacagtaacattggctctgactggggattgtattttgtgaaggaaaatgcaaagaactctaaatctctggtttTGCATGGCCAAAAATAGATAGGGGAACAAAGGAAGACTCACACGTAAATAGGCACaaaacaaaacacctaaactacTGTATACAGGAAATCCCAACCACAGGTTTGAcagtttgtagagcttgagatcttgcccattgtaggtatagggcataaccattccatcagagtagttgagtctaaaagcattttgtcTCACCACTTCGCAGATCTTGAATGGGCCTTTCCATAATGAGTCAAACTTACCGTGGGCaccctttggttctttccttttatcccataacagtatttcatctcctttaaggaaaccTCTTGGACGAGCTCTCATGTCAAAG
This window harbors:
- the LOC131064542 gene encoding auxin transporter-like protein 1, which translates into the protein MEQTDIERDNTTSGITPMEVNIEVDENQKNYSANEKPGFKGWVQKTLWHGGSNYDAWCNAVSGQVGQVILSMPYSYSQMGLKLGIFFHLLYAIVGIWTCYMLSCLYLEYRSRKEKEGATFKNHVIQYHEVMGYLVGPWLKYTSLFFNIVTMGSVAVVQIIACASNAYYLNSDYNKRTWAIIFGGISTLTILLPSFHNFRIWSIIGVLTTTYTAWYMVVAGLHHGQVPNVKHSAPISMEKFFTGTTNILFAFGGHAITIEIMHAMWQPRAYKYVYLVTVGYVMTITMPHCIILYWAFGDELLEHSNALSVLPSSPFRSVALCFMIAHQAIAFGLFVMPLNFMWEKVLGVHKSHYLTRVIARLPVAILLWFLALLFPFFGPLNSIIGSIIMSFSTYIIPSLAYLIVYRTNASRQEAADKPKKWMPRKNGIVVLNWSIVVLIAVLGFGFGSWASLSNLIKQVNTFGVFDKCYQCS